In one window of Candidatus Zixiibacteriota bacterium DNA:
- a CDS encoding PilT/PilU family type 4a pilus ATPase codes for MENVVGQVLNEQQLDRFRKKNEMDLALSVAKLGRFRINLFRQRGTTGIAIRAVNTNVPTFEELNLPDTIRKLSLERRGLIIITGTTGSGKSTTLAAMIEYMNSNRDDNILTIEDPIEYIYRDKKSIISQREVGADTESFSNALRHAFRQDPDVILLGEIRDLDTMSIALTAADTGHLVLSTLHTLNAVETISRIISFFPPHQHQQIRLLLGGTLKAIVCQRLLARCDMAGRVPALEVLISTGAVKDYIINPEKTAGIHDLVEQGGQYGMITFDQSIMNLYKSGMISFEEAMNQCTNPDDFDLRVKGITGASERWQSAGAEEESDVQKF; via the coding sequence ATGGAAAATGTTGTCGGCCAGGTGCTCAACGAACAGCAGTTGGATCGTTTCCGCAAGAAAAATGAAATGGATTTGGCCTTATCGGTGGCCAAGCTGGGTCGTTTTCGTATCAATCTCTTTCGTCAGCGCGGGACAACCGGTATCGCCATCCGTGCCGTCAATACCAATGTGCCTACCTTTGAGGAACTCAATTTGCCGGATACGATCCGCAAGCTTTCTTTGGAGAGGCGCGGTCTGATCATCATTACCGGGACCACCGGTTCGGGAAAATCCACAACTCTGGCGGCCATGATTGAATATATGAACTCTAACCGTGATGATAACATTCTGACCATCGAAGACCCCATCGAATATATCTATCGGGATAAGAAATCCATTATCAGTCAAAGAGAGGTGGGAGCCGATACGGAGAGTTTCTCCAACGCTTTGCGCCATGCCTTTCGTCAGGATCCTGATGTCATTCTTCTGGGCGAGATACGCGATCTCGATACGATGTCGATTGCGCTTACAGCCGCCGACACCGGGCATTTGGTCCTGAGCACTTTGCATACTCTGAATGCCGTGGAAACTATCTCCCGCATTATCTCTTTCTTCCCGCCGCACCAGCATCAGCAGATCCGGCTTCTTCTTGGGGGAACCCTGAAAGCGATCGTCTGCCAGAGGTTGTTGGCCCGATGTGATATGGCCGGACGCGTTCCCGCACTGGAAGTACTGATTTCCACGGGGGCTGTCAAAGATTATATCATTAATCCCGAGAAAACGGCTGGAATACATGATTTGGTCGAACAGGGTGGGCAGTACGGGATGATTACTTTCGATCAATCGATTATGAATTTGTATAAATCCGGCATGATATCATTTGAAGAAGCCATGAACCAGTGCACTAATCCGGATGACTTCGACCTGCGCGTCAAGGGCATCACGGGAGCCTCGGAACGCTGGCAGTCTGCCGGCGCCGAAGAGGAGAGTGACGTTCAGAAGTTTTAG
- a CDS encoding Xaa-Pro peptidase family protein, whose translation MHKERIAKLQAYLKKENLDGFIVNRVINIRYLCGFSGSAGLMIIKPHRAYFITDFRYKDQSAQQVKGAKVTISKGDCISALKDLTEFHGKNLRYGYEADHLICHDLKRIQDGLKGVLLIPTTEAVEQFSVVKDKTEIALIRKAIEITDTAFERILGYLRPGLRENEVCAELEYQMMTFGSDKPAFETIVASGYRSALPHGVASGKKIARGDFVTFDFGASYRGYVADMTRTVVVGKATSRQKKIYGLVSRAQAAAVKKVRAGVEGKVVDKAARDIIDRAGYNKYFGHGIGHGIGIYVHSKPNMGSKSKETLKKGMVVTIEPGIYLPGWGGVRIEDDVLVTTTGCIVLNKTTKKLLEV comes from the coding sequence ATGCATAAAGAAAGAATAGCAAAATTACAGGCTTACTTGAAAAAGGAAAATCTTGACGGTTTCATTGTCAACCGAGTGATTAATATCCGCTACTTGTGCGGTTTCAGCGGCTCCGCGGGTCTGATGATAATCAAGCCTCATCGGGCTTATTTCATAACTGACTTCCGCTACAAAGATCAATCCGCCCAGCAGGTTAAAGGGGCGAAAGTCACTATCTCCAAGGGCGATTGCATTTCCGCCCTAAAGGATTTGACAGAATTCCATGGCAAAAATCTTCGCTATGGCTATGAGGCTGATCATTTGATCTGCCATGACTTGAAGAGGATTCAGGATGGTTTGAAGGGGGTTCTGCTGATACCGACTACTGAGGCGGTCGAACAATTTTCCGTCGTCAAGGACAAGACCGAAATTGCCCTGATCCGAAAAGCAATTGAGATAACCGACACCGCTTTTGAACGGATTCTGGGATATCTGCGGCCAGGCCTGCGAGAGAACGAGGTATGTGCGGAGCTGGAATACCAAATGATGACTTTTGGTTCGGACAAGCCGGCCTTTGAAACTATCGTGGCCTCGGGATATCGCTCGGCACTGCCTCACGGAGTGGCCTCGGGTAAGAAAATTGCGAGGGGCGATTTCGTTACTTTCGACTTTGGCGCGTCTTACCGGGGGTATGTGGCCGATATGACCCGAACCGTGGTTGTCGGCAAAGCCACTTCACGCCAGAAAAAGATATATGGCCTCGTTTCCAGGGCTCAAGCCGCAGCGGTGAAGAAGGTTCGAGCCGGAGTTGAGGGAAAAGTTGTCGATAAGGCCGCCCGGGATATTATTGATAGAGCCGGGTATAATAAATATTTCGGTCATGGGATTGGGCATGGAATTGGGATTTATGTCCATTCTAAGCCCAATATGGGATCAAAAAGCAAGGAAACATTGAAAAAGGGGATGGTTGTTACGATCGAACCGGGTATTTATCTACCCGGCTGGGGTGGCGTTCGGATTGAGGATGACGTTCTGGTAACCACAACCGGTTGTATAGTCCTCAACAAGACCACAAAAAAGTTGTTGGAAGTATAA
- the accB gene encoding acetyl-CoA carboxylase biotin carboxyl carrier protein produces the protein MREKTIKRLIRLVEESDIDQLEVTGWGRTVRITRRLGSRNGHSDQSAVLQTYAPPAPAQQVPAPAPLPAVESKPPDAEKKYVEIKSPMVGTFYASPAPDAPPYVKLNQKISVGQVVCIVEAMKLMNEIESEVAGTVTKILIENAQPVEFGQVLFLIDPVG, from the coding sequence ATGCGTGAGAAAACAATTAAGAGATTAATACGACTGGTTGAAGAGTCTGATATCGACCAGCTTGAAGTTACCGGGTGGGGAAGGACAGTTCGGATCACTCGCCGGCTGGGGAGCCGCAACGGCCACTCGGATCAATCCGCCGTTTTACAGACGTATGCCCCGCCTGCGCCTGCCCAGCAGGTTCCGGCGCCTGCGCCCTTACCGGCAGTGGAATCCAAGCCTCCTGATGCCGAAAAGAAATATGTAGAGATTAAGTCGCCTATGGTCGGGACATTCTATGCCTCCCCGGCGCCGGATGCCCCTCCCTATGTGAAGCTTAATCAGAAAATCTCGGTCGGTCAAGTGGTCTGCATTGTGGAAGCCATGAAGCTGATGAATGAGATTGAGTCTGAAGTTGCCGGAACCGTGACCAAGATTCTGATCGAAAATGCTCAGCCGGTGGAATTCGGACAAGTCCTCTTCCTGATCGACCCGGTAGGTTGA